A stretch of the Pygocentrus nattereri isolate fPygNat1 chromosome 29, fPygNat1.pri, whole genome shotgun sequence genome encodes the following:
- the stambpb gene encoding STAM binding protein b, with protein MLDHADVSLTPEERVRALTKKGSAVDVNEAVPARRYFRSGMEMIRMAHIYAEEGSLEHAFVLYNKYITLFIEKLPKHPEYKLSNIPEKKDTLKKLKEIAFPQAEELKKCLLRRYEKEYADYQAKKREKEVALEREQIKQKELEAERRRVADLQRRQLEQEQFSVFEEMIRRQDHERERQRVLREFSTPTSPAGNAPLIPGIQGPPLPYPASPTPPQSPQYPSTNHSTPSAPATPTPPPVPTFDRSLKPGTMGRTANNTLVDGLRQVAVPSELCNKFLHLANNNTVRAVETCGILCGQLTRNAFTVTHVIVPKQCGGPDYCDTENEEELFLVQDQHNLITLGWIHTHPTQTAFLSSVDLHTHCSYQLMLPEAIAIVCSPKFNETGYFRLTDYGMEEISTCTQKGFHPHSKEPPLFIGGSHIVITESTVTMLDLR; from the exons ATGTTGGACCACGCTGACGTGAGTTTAACCCCGGAGGAGCGAGTGCGCGCTCTGACCAAGAAGGGCAGCGCGGTGGACGTTAACGAGGCCGTTCCTGCCCGCCGCTACTTCCGCTCGGGCATGGAGATGATCCGCATGGCGCACATCTATGCCGAGGAGGGCAGCCTGGAGCACGCTTTCGTCCTCTACAACAAATACATCAC GCTTTTCATCGAGAAGCTCCCCAAACATCCAGAATACAAGTTATCCAACATCCCTGAGAAGAAGGACACTCTTAAG AAGCTGAAAGAGATCGCTTTCCCTCAGGCTGAGGAGCTGAAGAAGTGCCTGCTCAGGAGATACGAGAAAGAATACGCTGACTATCAGGCCAAAAAG CGAGAGAAAGAGGTGGCTCTGGAGCGCGAGCAGATCAAGCAGAAGGAGCTGGAAGCCGAGCGGAGGCGTGTGGCGGACCTGCAGAGGAGGCAACTGGAACAGGAGCAGTTCAGCGTGTTTGAGGAGATGATTCGGCGGCAGGACCACGAACGTGAACGTCAGCGTGTTCTCCGCGAGTTCAGCACGCCCACCTCACCTGCCGGGAACGCCCCGCTTATCCCTGGCATCCAGGGCCCGCCACTGCCTTACCCAGCATCTCCCACACCACCTCAGAGCCCACAGTATCCCTCCACCAATCACAGCACACCGTCAGCACCAGCCACGCCCACTCCACCTCCTGTTCCTACCTTCGACCGCTCACTCAAGCCAGGCACCATGGGCAGGACGGCTAACA ATACACTGGTGGACGGTTTGAGGCAGGTAGCCGTCCCCTCTGAGCTGTGCAACAAGTTCCTACACTTGGCCAATAACAACACAGTCCGAGCTGTGGAGACGTGCGGAATACTCTGTGGCCAACTG ACGAGGAACGCGTTCACAGTGACTCACGTGATAGTGCCTAAGCAGTGTGGAGGTCCTGATTACTGTGACACAGAGAACGAGGAGGAGCTCTTTCTGGTGCAGGATCAGCACAATCTCATTACGCTGGGCTGGATTCAC ACTCATCCGACTCAGACGGCTTTCCTATCCAGTGTTGATCTTCACACTCACTGCTCCTACCAGCTGATGTTGCCAGAAGCCATCGCCATTGTCTGCTCGCCTAAATTCAACGA GACGGGCTACTTCAGGTTGACTGATTATGGAATGGAAGAGATTTCCACCTGCACACAGAAAGGCTTTCACCCTCATTCCAAAGAGCCTCCCCTGTTTATC GGTGGCAGCCACATTGTAATCACGGAAAGCACCGTCACGATGCTAGACCTGCGCTGA